The Chlorocebus sabaeus isolate Y175 chromosome 16, mChlSab1.0.hap1, whole genome shotgun sequence genome window below encodes:
- the CYGB gene encoding cytoglobin: protein MEKVPGEMEIERRERSEELSEAERKAVQATWARLYANCEDVGVAILVRFFVNFPSAKQYFSQFKHMEEPLEMERSPQLRKHACRVMGALNTVVENLHDPDKVSSVLALVGKAHALKHKVEPVYFKILSGVILEVVAEEFANDFPPETQRAWAKLRGLIYSHVTAAYKEVGWVQQVPNATTPPATLPSSGP from the exons ATGGAGAAAGTGCCAGGCGAGATGGAGATCGAGCGCAGGGAGAGGAGCGAGGAGCTGTCCGAGGCGGAGAGGAAGGCGGTGCAGGCTACGTGGGCCCGGCTCTATGCCAACTGCGAGGACGTGGGGGTGGCCATCCTGGTGAG GTTCTTTGTGAACTTCCCCTCGGCCAAGCAGTACTTCAGCCAGTTCAAGCACATGGAGGAACCCCTGGAGATGGAGCGGAGCCCCCAGCTGCGGAAGCACGCCTGCCGAGTCATGGGGGCCCTCAACACTGTCGTGGAGAACCTGCACGACCCCGACAAGGTGTCCTCTGTGCTGGCCCTTGTGGGGAAAGCCCATGCCCTCAAGCACAAGGTGGAGCCAGTGTACTTCAAG ATCCTCTCTGGGGTCATTCTGGAGGTGGTCGCCGAAGAATTTGCCAATGACTTCCCACCTGAGACGCAGAGAGCCTGGGCCAAGCTGCGTGGCCTCATCTACAGCCACGTGACCGCTGCCTACAAGGAagtgggctgggtgcagcagGTCCCCAACGCCACCAC